One genomic region from Enoplosus armatus isolate fEnoArm2 chromosome 17, fEnoArm2.hap1, whole genome shotgun sequence encodes:
- the mmd2a gene encoding monocyte to macrophage differentiation factor 2a has product MDFKRTKFGRFMNCRVPGSKRYQPTEYEHAANCATHGLWILPSLVGGSVLYFLSVDQWHRVAAWLYGSGLTGLFVTSTLFHTAAWKISHLRKVEQRFHMCDRMAIYFFIAASYSPWLMLRELGPWACHMRWLIWVMACVGSMYVIFFHERYKLVELLGYVAMGAVPALVILSMVERAGVCELAVGGVFYVVGVAFFKSDGLVPFAHAIWHLFVAAGACIHYYAIWRYLYLPGPLLQTSR; this is encoded by the exons ATGGACTTTAAGAGGACAAAATTTGGAAG GTTCATGAACTGCAGGGTCCCTGGCAGTAAGAGATACCAGCCCACTGAGTATGAACACGCTGCAAACTGTGCCACACATGGG TTGTGGATCCTCCCAAGTCTGGTGGGCGGGTCTGTgctctacttcctgtctgtggacCAATGGCATCGTGTGGCTGCCTGGCTCTATGGGAGCGGTCTCACCGGCCTGTTCGTCACCTCAACACTCTTCCACACTGCTGCCTGGAAAATCAGCCAcctccg GAAGGTGGAGCAGCGTTTCCACATGTGTGACAGAATGGCCATCTACTTCTTCATAGCTGCCTCCTACTCTCCCTG GTTGATGCTGAGGGAGCTGGGGCCCTGGGCGTGCCACATGCGCTGGCTGATATGGGTCATGGCCTGTGTAGGATCCATGTATGTCATCTTTTTCCACGAGAG GTACAAGCTGGTGGAGTTGTTGGGATATGTGGCCATGGGGGCTGTTCCTGCTTTGGTCATCCTGTCTATG GTGGAgcgtgcaggtgtgtgtgaacTGGCAGTGGGAGGAGTCTTCTATGTGGTGGGCGTGGCCTTCTTTAAGAGCGATGGCCTCGTCCCTTTCGCCCACGCCATCTGGCATCTTTTTGTTGCAGCAGGAGCATGCATTCATTATTACGCCATCTGGAGGTACCTGTACTTACCTGGGCCACTGCTGCAGACATCAAGGTGA